One Labeo rohita strain BAU-BD-2019 chromosome 12, IGBB_LRoh.1.0, whole genome shotgun sequence genomic region harbors:
- the mrpl43 gene encoding 39S ribosomal protein L43, mitochondrial — MTARGTPSRFLQSVLHNGVGRYVCQLKRISLIFSKKAQGSLGVRDFIEEGVVDFAKNNPGTVVYISPQSCRIPKIVAEYLNGNVKEEMVTNKTSQEIAELITKLSNQSGLDIIRIRKPFHTDSPSIQGQWHPFTNRPPSIDPVGPQTK; from the exons ATGACTGCTAGAGGAACACCGAGTCGATTTTTACAAAGCGTTCTTCATAATGGAGTGGGTCGCTATGTTTGTCAGCTAAAGCGAATATCCCTGATATTCTCAAAGAAAGCCCAGGGCTCTTTAGGAGTCAG GGATTTCATTGAAGAAGGTGTGGTTGACTTTGCCAAGAATAACCCAGGAACTGTGGTTTACATCTCACCTCAGTCTTGCAGAATTCCAAAGATTGTAGCTGAATATT TGAATGGTAATGTGAAGGAGGAGATGGTCACCAACAAAACATCACAGGAAATTGCAGAACTTATAACTAAGCTGTCCAACCAATCAGGACTGGACATTATCCGCATTCGTAAACCCTTCCACACAGACAGTCCAAGTATCCAGGGGCAGTGGCACCCCTTCACAAATCGACCTCCCAGCATCGATCCAGTCGGCCCACAGACAAAATAA
- the sema4gb gene encoding semaphorin-4G encodes MQQTRQHNFTLVVLGYLIPVIWGFPFGPVLDMDVTPRTTVRVDGLLGCNHFRGAAVNYSSLLLEDGPGLLYVGAREAIYKLDTTNISDTSTSLSLEWAASAEQKRQCLSKGKNNQTECYNHVRFLDRYNDTHLYTCGTHAFRPRCAYIDVARFTFVRFEEGKEKCPYDPTKGYTGFIIDGEMYSASQYEFRSIPDIRRNFPFPNLRTDDSPTRWLLESDFVGSALLRESINSSIGDDDKLYFFFTEKNIEPTAYSSQTKVARVARVCKGDIGGQRTLQRKWTSFLKARLVCAIPDYELYFNVLRSVFVIEGSNVHNSVFYGVFGLEWRNVKMSAVCKYSLKDIQTAFDGPYMEQQDTKWKEYTGKVPEPRPGSCITDEHRSKLINSSRDLPDNVLNFARRHALMSRQIQPVGGRPVLLQRSADYTKIAVKQIVGLDGRVYEMLFIGTDEGWLHRAVKIEDRVHIIEELQLFRTKQPINNMVISQKQNSIYVSADSGVVQVPLSSCEHYTSCYDCVFARDPHCGWDGRACTDIAAYTNRSSLIQDIQKGNRGCTNITSDGFVMHRTRAVMAGDDVLLQCEIRSNLATPHWTLNGQVLEGYAVDSGYRTGTDGLLIIGAQNQQSGHYRCYAVENGVWVPVRSYMVQIQPVPPPASHLSGSPTALPESFFTTATAPTPSPSSGPIKQLLSPPPGLLPSKPEFQTYRHMEAMYISLVAVLGGLCLVLTVVLLYVSFCARNSPSARKYSQQALTATTATERKRSSHFELKTISSHCNGRAEGRSRAMSRDGEFLQIVPVDIQTTPSKEPPPAPPLPMPPPLPASEYANGLSATLPSVLRKMNGNSYVLLRQTDTEMTSPLYHSFTEELNRILEKRKHTQLDVQPDESSV; translated from the exons GGCTCCTGGGTTGTAATCATTTTCGTGGAGCTGCGGTGAACTACAGCTCTTTGTTACTGGAGGATGGACCAGGGTTGTTATATGTTGGGGCCAGAGAGGCCATTTACAAACTGGACACCACTAACATCTCTGACACAAGTACCTCTTTATCT CTGGAATGGGCAGCATCTGCTGAACAAAAGAGGCAGTGCCTGAGCAAAGGAAAGAACAATCAG ACTGAATGCTACAATCATGTGCGGTTCCTGGACAGATACAATGACACTCACCTGTACACCTGCGGGACACATGCCTTCAGACCTCGCTGTGCTTACATA GATGTGGCACGCTTTACCTTCGTGCGTTTTGAGGAGGGAAAGGAGAAATGTCCGTACGACCCTACAAAGGGCTACACTGGATTTATAATAG ATGGTGAGATGTACTCTGCCTCCCAGTATGAGTTTCGCAGCATCCCTGATATACGACGCAACTTTCCTTTCCCCAACTTACGGACAGATGATTCCCCAACAAGATGGCTGCTGG AGTCAGATTTTGTTGGCTCAGCGTTACTCAGAGAGAGCATCAACAGCTCCATCGGGGACGATGACAAACTCTACTTCTTCTTCACGGAGAAGAACATAGAACCGACAGCTTACTCCAGCCAGACCAAAGTGGCAAGGGTGGCCCGCGTGTGTAAG GGGGACATTGGAGGGCAGAGGACTCTTCAGAGGAAGTGGACCTCCTTTCTCAAGGCCAGACTGGTGTGCGCCATACCAGACTATGAGCTTTATTTTAACGTCCTACGCAGCGTTTTTGTCATCGAGGGAAGCAATGTACACAACAGTgtcttttatggtgtttttggaCTTGAGTG GAGAAATGTTAAGATGTCTGCAGTTTGTAAGTATTCCCTCAAAGATATCCAGACAGCTTTTGATGGGCCTTACATGGAACAACAGGACACCAAATGGAAGGAATACACTGGAAAAGTTCCAGAACCAAGACCTGGCTCG TGTATAACTGATGAGCATCGTTCCAAGCTCATAAATTCCTCCCGGGATCTCCCTGACAACGTACTGAATTTCGCTCGGAGACACGCTTTAATGTCCAGACAGATCCAGCCAGTGGGAGGACGTCCCGTGTTGCTCCAGAGGAGCGCGGACTACACCAAGATCGCTGTAAAACAGATTGTGGGTTTGGATGGACGCGTCTATGAAATGCTCTTCATTGGAACAG ATGAGGGCTGGTTACACAGGGCTGTGAAGATCGAAGACCGTGTTCACATCATTGAGGAGCTTCAGCTGTTCAGAACGAAACAACCAATCAATAACATGGTGATATCACAAAAACAG AACAGCATCTATGTGAGCGCCGACTCTGGAGTAGTGCAAGTACCCCTGTCATCCTGTGAGCACTACACCTCTTGTTATGACTGTGTGTTTGCACGAGATCCACACTGTGGTTGGGATGGTAGAGCGTGTACTGACATAGCAGCTTACACTAACAG GTCCAGTCTCATCCAGGACATCCAGAAGGGAAACAGAGGCTGTACTAATATAACAAGCGATG GTTTCGTCATGCACCGTACACGTGCAGTGATGGCAGGAGATGATGTGCTGTTACAGTGTGAGATCCGTTCAAACCTGGCCACCCCTCACTGGACGCTAAACGGACAGGTGCTGGAAGGTTACGCCGTAGACTCTGGCTACCGCACCGGCACTGATGGCCTCCTCATCATTGGCGCTCAAAACCAGCAAAGCGGACACTACCGTTGTTACGCAGTAGAAAACGGCGTCTGGGTTCCCGTTCGAAGCTACATGGTACAAATCCAACCCGTGCCGCCTCCAGCATCGCATCTCTCAGGAAGCCCGACGGCTCTACCCGAAAGTTTTTTTACTACTGCAACTGCGCCAACTCCAAGTCCCTCCAGCGGTCCTATCAAGCAGCTCCTGTCGCCCCCACCGGGCTTGTTGCCTTCTAAACCGGAGTTCCAGACCTACAGGCACATGGAGGCCATGTATATCTCTCTGGTGGCTGTTCTTGGCGGGCTTTGCCTGGTTCTAACAGTTGTCCTGCTGTACGTTAGCTTCTGCGCGCGCAACTCTCCCAGTGCCAGGAAGTACTCCCAACAAGCTCTAACTGCAACGACAGCAACCGAAAGAAAGAGGAGCTCGCATTTTGAGCTTAAAACCATCTCCAGCCACTGCAATGGCAGAGCGGAGGGGCGTAGCAGAGCGATGTCAAGAGATGGAGAGTTTCTACAGATCGTCCCAGTGGACATCCAGACCACGCCTAGTAAGGAGCCTCCGCCAGCACCGCCGCTTCCAATGCCGCCGCCCCTGCCCGCTTCGGAGTACGCAAACGGACTGTCGGCCACGTTGCCCAGCGTGCTAAGAAAGATGAACGGGAATAGCTACGTGCTCCTGCGGCAGACGGACACGGAAATGACGTCTCCGCTTTACCACTCCTTCACCGAGGAGCTCAACAGGATTCTAGAAAAGAGGAAACACACACAGTTGGACGTCCAACCAGATGAGAGCTCTGTGTAG
- the twnk gene encoding twinkle protein, mitochondrial, with protein MWKSRFLRGAGCLLQGTGCIPCKPSYLPLWRYLSFYQPCVNPVLQRSFRPPTWYCFENRIRPAVALYFCRTLRKDVKSIIDFPTQPLTVTDIKQYLRSKDIPFYDGYSCLHAPSIFLEPSPEGSGKESYSLFIDKTTGQFLCKETLVEGSWEDLQDCIEVMLNENQTSISPNVLLGFPESMEEQEEREMEMKEVQRIWSSSVPLSDLLDEEAQLVKTMFQISKLTNATLKKFGVRFFKPTKSLVFPWFSGRDLVLRGVKLLSAATKGDGRVVYTEATVPKISSYHNLFGLPLIGRKDAEVVLTGREIDSMAVSQATGLPSLALPRGVSCLPPILLPYLEQFKKVTLWLGGDIRSWEASKIFSRKLGLKRSSLIRPGDFQPCPSEALAQGRNLARIVKASIPAAHKSIVSFKQLREDVYGELANVEQVAGIPWSRFPELNRILKGHRKGELTVFTGPTGSGKTTFISEFALDLCMHGVNTLWGSFEINNVRLAKIMLTQFAKQRLEENLDQYDMWADKFEDLPLYFMTFHGQQNIKTVLDTMQHAVYLYDISHVIIDNLQFMMGQENLSVDKFAVQDHIIGAFRKFATNSCCHVTLIIHPRKEEDDKELQTASIFGTAKASQEADNVLILQEKKLVTCPGRRSLQVAKNRFDGDVGIFPLEFNKASLTFSAPVKGKQKLRKVKVDKNISTEEMEETELKEKSEKALKPAKAKTSKTAKGSAVLKDTTDGEGNDP; from the exons ATGTGGAAGAGCAGGTTTCTCAGGGGTGCAGGCTGTCTCTTGCAGGGGACAGGCTGTATTCCTTGTAAACCCTCTTATCTTCCTCTCTGGAGATATCTATCATTTTACCAGCCCTGCGTCAATCCAGTCTTGCAGCGTTCTTTTAGACCACCAACTTGGTATTGTTTTGAAAACCGAATAAGACCTGCGGTTGCCTTATATTTCTGCAGAACATTAAGAAAAGATGTCAAGTCTATCATCGATTTCCCTACCCAGCCCCTAACAGTGACTGATATAAAGCAGTATCTTCGTTCAAAAGATATCCCTTTCTATGATGGCTACAGCTGCTTACATGCTCCTAGTATTTTCCTGGAACCTTCACCCGAAGGATCTGGAAAAGAGAGTTACTCGCTATTCATCGATAAAACCACCGGACAGTTTCTGTGTAAGGAGACTTTAGTGGAGGGGAGTTGGGAGGACCTCCAGGATTGCATTGAGGTGATGTTGAATGAAAATCAGACCTCTATCAGTCCTAACGTGCTGCTGGGGTTTCCTGAGAGCATGGAGGAGCAAGAAGAAagagagatggagatgaaggaGGTGCAACGAATATGGAGCAGCTCTGTGCCACTCTCAGACCTCCTGGATGAAGAAGCGCAGCTTGTTAAAACCATGTTTCAAATTAGTAAACTCACCAATGCCACACTGAAGAAATTTGGGGTTAGATTCTTCAAGCCTACCAAGAGTTTAGTGTTTCCATGGTTTAGCGGTCGTGATTTGGTCCTCCGAGGTGTTAAATTGCTTTCTGCTGCTACGAAAGGTGACGGACGTGTCGTCTACACTGAAGCTACGGTTCCTAAAATCTCTAGCTACCATAACCTCTTCGGCCTGCCTTTGATAGGACGGAAGGACGCTGAGGTTGTGCTCACGGGACGTGAGATAGACAGCATGGCGGTGAGTCAGGCTACCGGTCTTCCGTCTTTGGCCTTGCCACGTGGCGTAAGCTGTCTGCCGCCGATTCTCCTGCCTTATCTGGAGCAGTTCAAGAAAGTCACACTGTGGCTGGGAGGAGATATACGCTCCTGGGAAGCCTCAAAAATATTCTCCAGGAAACTTGGACTGAAGCGCTCTTCTCTTATCCGGCCAGGGGACTTTCAGCCATGTCCCAGTGAGGCACTGGCCCAGGGCAGAAACTTGGCGCGAATTGTCAAGGCTTCCATCCCTGCTGCCCACAAGTCCATTGTGTCCTTCAAGCAGCTCAGGGAGGACGTGTATGGGGAACTGGCTAATGTGGAGCAGGTGGCTGGAATACCGTGGTCTCGATTCCCAGAGCTTAATCGTATCCTTAAAGGTCATCGCAAGGGGGAGCTGACAGTTTTTACAG GTCCAACAGGCAGTGGAAAGACCACCTTCATCAGCGAGTTTGCCCTAGATCTATGCATGCATGGTGTCAACACATTATGGggcagctttgaaatcaacaATGTGCGTCTGGCCAAAATTATGCTGACCCAGTTTGCTAAGCAAAGGCTGGAGGAGAACCTGGATCAATATGACATGTGGGCTGACAAGTTTGAGGACTTGCCACTCTACTTTATGACCTTCCATGGACAGCAGAACATTAA GACTGTTTTGGATACCATGCAACACGCTGTTTACCTGTATGACATCAGTCATGTGATCATTGACAACCTCCAGTTTATGATGGGCCAGGAGAACCTGTCTGTGGACAA GTTCGCAGTACAGGACCACATCATTGGAGCTTTCAGGAAGTTTGCCACAAACAGCTGCTGTCATGTGACTTTAATTATCCACCCTCGAAAAGAAGAGGATGATAAAGAACTGCAGACAGCATCCATCTTTGGCACAGCCAAG GCCAGTCAGGAGGCAGATAACGTGCTCATCCTTCAGGAGAAGAAGCTGGTGACGTGTCCAGGCCGCAGGTCCCTTCAGGTGGCCAAGAACCGCTTTGATGGAGACGTTGGGATCTTTCCTTTAGAATTTAATAAAGCCTCACTCACCTTCTCTGCACCTGTGAAGGGAAAGCAGAAGCTTCGCAAGGTGAAAGTGGACAAGAATATCAGCACAGAGGAAATGGAGGAGACTGAACtcaaagaaaaaagtgaaaaagctcTCAAGCCTGCCAAAGCCAAGACCTCAAAGACAGCTAAGGGGTCAGCAGTATTAAAAGATACTACAGATGGAGAAGGAAATGATCCGTAG